A DNA window from Pseudorasbora parva isolate DD20220531a chromosome 5, ASM2467924v1, whole genome shotgun sequence contains the following coding sequences:
- the lmln gene encoding leishmanolysin-like peptidase, giving the protein MMASGWQPRSITAALFLNTIIIFINTGAQTHTCDHKVPLPTEVIHKVFLKPDRLIKRSTDQQLKIQIEYDSSLDGLDEAKSSLVKDKLLPQAIDYLQKAFRVRRQSGPILLSRQCATNQYLRKRDDPHRYCQGPCAGITKCGPVIVPEQHLQQCRVCSESGKSCGPAGPPDGEGVARADFVLYVSAMTTERCGQENIVAYAAYCQLESELDRPIAGYANLCPNMISTQPQEFEGMLSTVKHEIIHALGFSAGLFAFYHDDNGKPLTPRSASGLPAYNESLGLYQWSDKVIKRATRLWDIRGGHMVRHTVHLLATPRVVEEARRHFNCPILEGMELENQGGAGTEFNHWEKRLLENEAMTGSHTQNRVFSRITLAIMEDTGWYRANYSMAENLDWGRGLGCDFVMKSCKFWIDQHRHTRPTLSPYCDSVRSAPLQLTCRQDQLAVAVCNLQKFPHSLPVEYQYFDHIPGIPEENLSAYGGAVEIADYCPFSQEFSWHVGGEYQRSSYCRIQENQPATWRNYGAEQYGPGSVCLYQKSAFVMEQCTKLMTYPDWGSGCYKVTCTAQGLLVWVQNESYPCVRTGQVISVSIRMNGWVYSGQLICPTCSDFCSDCPLPHEMPPLNTTKSARLDPCSRSSCLVVNLWQLLLSLTPLLIGFLLCGRD; this is encoded by the exons ATGATGGCGTCAGGATGGCAGCCTCGATCAATTACTGCTGCTTTATTCCTTaacaccatcatcatcttcattaaCACCGGCGCACAGACCCACACCTGTGACCATAAAGTGCCCCTGCCTACAGAG GTGATACATAAAGTGTTTCTAAAACCAGATAGATTGATCAAAAGAAGCACTGACCAGCAGTTAAAGATCCAGATCGAGTATGACTCCAGCTTGGATGG GTTAGATGAAGCCAAAAGCAGCCTTGTGAAG GACAAGCTCCTCCCACAGGCTATTGATtatcttcagaaggcctttaggGTTCGTAGGCAGTCAGGCCCAATATTACTAAGCAG GCAATGTGCAACCAATCAGTACCTTAGGAAGAGAGATGATCCACACCGCTACTGTCAGGGACCGTGTGCAGGCATCACCAAGTGTGGCCCAGTTATTGTCCCTGAACAGCATTTGCAG CAATGCAGGGTTTGCAGTGAGTCTGGAAAGTCTTGCGGTCCCGCCGGTCCTCCTGATGGCGAGGGGGTGGCGAGGGCAGATTTTGTGCTGTATGTGAGTGCGATGACCACAGAGCGCTGTGGACAAGAGAACATCGTAGCCTATGCAGCGTACTGCCAGCTGGAGTCTGAACTGGACAG GCCCATTGCTGGATATGCCAATCTGTGTCCCAATATGATCTCTACTCAACCTCAGGAGTTTGAAGGGATGCTGTCCACAGTCAAACACGAAATCATACATGCCCTG GGTTTTTCCGCTGGACTCTTTGCCTTTTATCATGATGATAATGGGAAACCTTTGACACCGCGTTCTGCAAGTGGACTACCTGCATACAATGAAAG TTTAGGGTTATATCAGTGGAGTGATAAAGTCATTAAAAGAGCAACTCGGCTGTGGGACATCCGTGGTGGCCACATGGTTCGACACACCGTCCATCTTTTGGCCACCCCACGTGTAGTG gAGGAAGCCaggagacattttaattgccCCATTCTAGAGGGCATGGAATTGGAGAATCAGGGAGGTGCTGGAACAGAGTTCAACCACTGGGAAAAACGTCTTTTAGAG aaTGAGGCAATGACAGGATCACACACCCAGAACAGAGTGTTTTCCAGAATTACTTTGGCTATAATGGAAGACACAGG GTGGTACAGAGCCAATTACAGTATGGCAGAGAACCTGGATTGGGGAAGAGGTTTGGGCTGCGACTTTGTGATGAAAAGCTGTAAATTTTGGATAGACCAACATCGCCATAC GAGACCAACACTGAGCCCGTACTGTGATTCTGTGAGGAGCGCACCTCTGCAGCTCACCTGCAGGCAGGACCAGCTGGCAGTGGCTGTGTGCAACCTGCAAAAGTTTCCTCATTCACTTCCTGTGGAGTATCAG TATTTTGACCATATCCCTGGGATTCCTGAGGAGAATTTATCAGCATATGGAGGGGCTGTGGAGATCGCAGACTACTGTCCCTTTAGCCAGGAGTTTAGTTGGCACGTGGGTGGGGAATACCAGCGCAGCTCTTACTGCAGGATACAGGAAAACCAGCCTG CCACATGGAGAAACTATGGGGCAGAACAGTACGGCCCAGGATCAGTGTGTCTGTACCAAAAGTCAGCATTCGTAATGGAGCAGTGCACCAAACTAATGACCTACCCAGACTGGGGCAGTGGTTGCTATAAG GTGACTTGTACAGCCCAAGGATTGTTGGTTTGGGTGCAGAACGAGTCCTATCCATGTGTTCGTACTGGTCAGGTGATCAGCGTGAGCATACGAATGAATGGATGGGTCTACAGCGGGCAGCTAATCTGTCCCACCTGCTCTGACTTCTGCAGTGATTGCCCCCTTCCTCATGAGATGCCTCCTCTAAACACCACCAAGAGTGCTCGCTTAG
- the lss gene encoding lanosterol synthase isoform X1, which translates to MTEGTCLRRRGGPYKTEPVTDLSRWRLSNVEGRQTWRYIDEEDSMDRQQSMLESHSLGLDMVELISASPSAQTAVEAALKGMDFYSRLQAEDGHWAGDYGGPLFLLPGLLITCHIAKIPLPDAWKQEMIRYLRSVQLPDGGWGLHIEDKSTVFGTALNYTTLRILGVGPDDPDMVRARNTLHSKGGAVGIPSWGKFWLAILNVYSWEGMNTLLPEMWLFPSWVPAHPSTLWCHCRQVYLPMSYCYAVRLSADEDPLVLSLRQELYVQDYSTIDWPAQRNNIAACDLYTPHSTFLTIAYLILNVYEAHHSTMLREKAVKELYDHIKADDRFTKCISIGPISKTINMLVRWYVDGPMSPVFQEHVSRIPDYLWMGLDGMKMQGTNGSQLWDTTFAVQAFLEAGAQDIPRFTECLTQAHHFLDLTQIKDNPPEYEKYYRQMNKGGFPFSTRDCGWIVADCTAEGLKSVMLLQEQCSFLKENIPTERLFDAVNVLLSMRNPDGGFATYETKRGGKLLELLNPSEVFGDIMIDYTYVECTSAVMQALKHFHSIYPEHRAGEIRATLQQGLDYCRRVQRPDGSWEGSWGVCFTYGAWFGLEAFACMGHTFTNGSVCVEVKHACEFLLSKQMEDGGWGEDFESCEQRCYVQSKNSQIHNTCWALLGLMTVRYPDVRVIERGIEVLIDKQLPNGDWPQENISGVFNKSCAISYTSYRNVFPVWTLGRFSRLYPCSSLAGKLKL; encoded by the exons ATGACAGAGGGAAC GTGTTTGCGGAGAAGGGGGGGTCCTTATAAGACTGAGCCAGTGACAGATCTCAGCCGCTGGAGGTTGTCTAATGTGGAGGGCAGACAGACCTGGAGGTACATCGATGAGGAAGACAGCATGGACAGACAGCAGAGCATGCTGGAGTCTCACTCTCTGGGACTGGATATG GTTGAGTTAATTTCAGCGTCCCCTTCCGCACAAACTGCAGTAGAAGCTGCACTCAAGGGAATGGACTTCTACAGCCGCCTCCAGGCTGAAGATGGACATTGGGCCGGGGATTATGGCGGACCCCTTTTCCTACTTCCAG GTCTGCTCATAACCTGTCATATTGCTAAGATCCCTCTGCCAGATGCATGGAAGCAGGAAATGATTCGATACCTCCGCTCCGTGCAGCTGCCTGATGGAGGCTGGGGCCT GCATATTGAAGACAAGTCTACTGTTTTTGGAACAGCACTGAATTATACCACCTTGAGAATTCTGGGAGTTGGGCCTGATGATCCAGATATGGTTCGGGCAAGGAATACTTTACACAGCAAAG GTGGTGCTGTCGGCATACCCTCTTGGGGTAAATTCTGGTTGGCCATCCTCAACGTATACAGCTGGGAAGGAATGAATACACTCTTACCAGAGATGTG GCTGTTCCCTTCCTGGGTGCCGGCACACCCCTCCACCTTATGGTGCCACTGTCGGCAGGTCTACCTTCCCATGAGCTACTGTTATGCGGTCAGACTGTCCGCCGATGAAGATCCTCTGGTGCTCAGTTTAAGACAG GAACTCTATGTCCAAGATTACTCAACTATTGACTGGCCAGCTCAGAGGAACAACATTGCTGCCTGTGACTTGTACACACCACACAGCACCTTCCTTACTATCGCTTATT TGATCCTGAATGTCTATGAAGCTCATCACAGCACTATGCTGAgagaaaaggcagtgaaggagCTTTATGACCATATTAAAGCAGACGATCGATTCACTAAATGCATCAGCATCGGCCCG ATCTCGAAAACAATTAATATGTTGGTACGCTGGTATGTGGATGGACCCATGTCACCTGTCTTTCAGGAGCATGTGTCAAGGATTCCTGACTACCTATG GATGGGCCTGGATGGTATGAAAATGCAG GGTACAAATGGATCACAGCTATGGGATACTACATTTGCAGTACAAGCATTTCTTGag GCAGGTGCCCAGGACATCCCAAGGTTTACGGAGTGCCTCACACAAGCCCATCATTTCCTTGATCTAACTCAG ATCAAAGACAATCCTCCGGAATATGAGAAATACTATAGACAAATGAACAAG GGAGGTTTTCCCTTCAGCACACGGGACTGTGGTTGGATAGTTGCGGATTGTACGGCGGAAGGACTGAAATCTGTGATGCTGCTGCAAGAGCAGTGCAGTTTCCTCAAAGAAAACATTCCCACAGAAAGACTATTTGATGCTGTTAATGTG CTGCTAAGCATGAGAAATCCTGATGGAGGGTTTGCCACATATGAGACCAAACGTGGCGGGAAACTGCTGGAGCTGCTGAACCCATCTGAAGTATTTG gcGATATTATGATCGACTACACGTACGTTGAGTGCACCTCAGCTGTAATGCAGGCACTCAAACACTTTCACAGCATATATCCTGAGCACAGAGCAGGAGAGATTAG GGCTACTCTTCAACAGGGGCTGGACTACTGCAGGAGGGTTCAAAGACCTGATGGCTCATGGGAAGG GTCTTGGGGAGTCTGCTTCACATATGGAGCCTGGTTTGGTCTCGAGGCATTTGCATGTATGGGTCACACTTTCACAAATGG atctGTTTGTGTGGAGGTGAAACATGCCTGTGAGTTCCTTCTGTCGAAGCAGATGGAGGATGGAGGCTGGGGCGAGGACTTTGAGTCATGTGAGCAGCGATGCTATGTTCAGAGCAAGAACTCACAGATCCACAACACTTGCTGGGCTTTGCTGGGGTTGATGACTGTCAG gTACCCTGACGTCAGAGTGATTGAGCGAGGCATTGAAGTTTTGATTGATAAGCAGCTGCCCAATGGGGACTGGCCACAG GAGAACATTTCTGGAGTGTTCAATAAAAGCTGTGCCATCAGCTACACCTCTTACAGGAATGTGTTTCCTGTGTGGACACTGGGCCGCTTCTCACGGCTCTACCCCTGCAGCTCACTGGCTGGGAAACTCAAACTCTGA
- the lss gene encoding lanosterol synthase isoform X2, translated as MTEGTCLRRRGGPYKTEPVTDLSRWRLSNVEGRQTWRYIDEEDSMDRQQSMLESHSLGLDMVELISASPSAQTAVEAALKGMDFYSRLQAEDGHWAGDYGGPLFLLPGLLITCHIAKIPLPDAWKQEMIRYLRSVQLPDGGWGLHIEDKSTVFGTALNYTTLRILGVGPDDPDMVRARNTLHSKGGAVGIPSWGKFWLAILNVYSWEGMNTLLPEMWLFPSWVPAHPSTLWCHCRQVYLPMSYCYAVRLSADEDPLVLSLRQELYVQDYSTIDWPAQRNNIAACDLYTPHSTFLTIAYLILNVYEAHHSTMLREKAVKELYDHIKADDRFTKCISIGPISKTINMLVRWYVDGPMSPVFQEHVSRIPDYLWMGLDGMKMQGTNGSQLWDTTFAVQAFLEAGAQDIPRFTECLTQAHHFLDLTQIKDNPPEYEKYYRQMNKGGFPFSTRDCGWIVADCTAEGLKSVMLLQEQCSFLKENIPTERLFDAVNVLLSMRNPDGGFATYETKRGGKLLELLNPSEVFGDIMIDYTYVECTSAVMQALKHFHSIYPEHRAGEIRGWTTAGGFKDLMAHGKGLGESASHMEPGLVSRHLHVWVTLSQMDLFVWR; from the exons ATGACAGAGGGAAC GTGTTTGCGGAGAAGGGGGGGTCCTTATAAGACTGAGCCAGTGACAGATCTCAGCCGCTGGAGGTTGTCTAATGTGGAGGGCAGACAGACCTGGAGGTACATCGATGAGGAAGACAGCATGGACAGACAGCAGAGCATGCTGGAGTCTCACTCTCTGGGACTGGATATG GTTGAGTTAATTTCAGCGTCCCCTTCCGCACAAACTGCAGTAGAAGCTGCACTCAAGGGAATGGACTTCTACAGCCGCCTCCAGGCTGAAGATGGACATTGGGCCGGGGATTATGGCGGACCCCTTTTCCTACTTCCAG GTCTGCTCATAACCTGTCATATTGCTAAGATCCCTCTGCCAGATGCATGGAAGCAGGAAATGATTCGATACCTCCGCTCCGTGCAGCTGCCTGATGGAGGCTGGGGCCT GCATATTGAAGACAAGTCTACTGTTTTTGGAACAGCACTGAATTATACCACCTTGAGAATTCTGGGAGTTGGGCCTGATGATCCAGATATGGTTCGGGCAAGGAATACTTTACACAGCAAAG GTGGTGCTGTCGGCATACCCTCTTGGGGTAAATTCTGGTTGGCCATCCTCAACGTATACAGCTGGGAAGGAATGAATACACTCTTACCAGAGATGTG GCTGTTCCCTTCCTGGGTGCCGGCACACCCCTCCACCTTATGGTGCCACTGTCGGCAGGTCTACCTTCCCATGAGCTACTGTTATGCGGTCAGACTGTCCGCCGATGAAGATCCTCTGGTGCTCAGTTTAAGACAG GAACTCTATGTCCAAGATTACTCAACTATTGACTGGCCAGCTCAGAGGAACAACATTGCTGCCTGTGACTTGTACACACCACACAGCACCTTCCTTACTATCGCTTATT TGATCCTGAATGTCTATGAAGCTCATCACAGCACTATGCTGAgagaaaaggcagtgaaggagCTTTATGACCATATTAAAGCAGACGATCGATTCACTAAATGCATCAGCATCGGCCCG ATCTCGAAAACAATTAATATGTTGGTACGCTGGTATGTGGATGGACCCATGTCACCTGTCTTTCAGGAGCATGTGTCAAGGATTCCTGACTACCTATG GATGGGCCTGGATGGTATGAAAATGCAG GGTACAAATGGATCACAGCTATGGGATACTACATTTGCAGTACAAGCATTTCTTGag GCAGGTGCCCAGGACATCCCAAGGTTTACGGAGTGCCTCACACAAGCCCATCATTTCCTTGATCTAACTCAG ATCAAAGACAATCCTCCGGAATATGAGAAATACTATAGACAAATGAACAAG GGAGGTTTTCCCTTCAGCACACGGGACTGTGGTTGGATAGTTGCGGATTGTACGGCGGAAGGACTGAAATCTGTGATGCTGCTGCAAGAGCAGTGCAGTTTCCTCAAAGAAAACATTCCCACAGAAAGACTATTTGATGCTGTTAATGTG CTGCTAAGCATGAGAAATCCTGATGGAGGGTTTGCCACATATGAGACCAAACGTGGCGGGAAACTGCTGGAGCTGCTGAACCCATCTGAAGTATTTG gcGATATTATGATCGACTACACGTACGTTGAGTGCACCTCAGCTGTAATGCAGGCACTCAAACACTTTCACAGCATATATCCTGAGCACAGAGCAGGAGAGATTAG GGGCTGGACTACTGCAGGAGGGTTCAAAGACCTGATGGCTCATGGGAAGG GTCTTGGGGAGTCTGCTTCACATATGGAGCCTGGTTTGGTCTCGAGGCATTTGCATGTATGGGTCACACTTTCACAAATGG atctGTTTGTGTGGAGGTGA